From Brassica oleracea var. oleracea cultivar TO1000 chromosome C3, BOL, whole genome shotgun sequence, a single genomic window includes:
- the LOC106336347 gene encoding uncharacterized protein LOC106336347 codes for MSTAPVKPLTPVRLHPIRRNLTSTTTLKCQAMLTAVPSKHIIGCSTYNRCFEFKSWSQMRNPAFLSHRRRVSTVVASAGNMTAPSSWESWMPDKKAAATTLLLSDVIWPAAGAFAAMAILGRMDQMLSPKGITMSVAPLGAVCAILFTTPSAPAARKYNMFLAQIACAAIGVVAFSVFGPGWLARSVALAASIAFMVIARANHPPAASLPLMFIDGAKFHDLNLWYALFPGAAACVILSLLQSIICYLKENIKF; via the exons ATGTCCACGGCTCCGGTGAAGCCACTAACTCCGGTTCGCTTACATCCTATTCGCCGGAACCTCACTAGTACGACGACTTTGAAATGTCAGGCAATGCTCACCGCCGTTCCGAGCAAGCATATTATCGGGTGTTCTACTTATAATAGATGCTTTGAATTTAAATCTTGGAGCCAAATGAGAAATCCAGCGTTTTTAAGCCACCGTCGGCGAGTTAGCACGGTGGTGGCTTCGGCGGGAAACATGACTGCACCGTCGTCTTGGGAGTCTTGGATGCCAGATAAGAAGGCGGCGGCAACAACTCTATTGCTGAGTGATGTCATTTGGCCCGCAGCTG GAGCGTTTGCGGCGATGGCAATATTGGGAAGAATGGATCAAATGTTATCTCCAAAAGGGATCACAATGTCAGTTGCACCACTTGGTGCGGTCTGCGCCATTCTTTTCACCACTCCATCTGCTCCTGCTGCTCGG AAATACAATATGTTTTTAGCTCAAATAGCCTGTGCTGCGATTGGAGTGGTAGCGTTCTCCGTATTCGGTCCAGGTTGGCTCGCCCGGAGTGTTGCCCTCGCCGCTTCTATCGCTTTTATGGTCATTGCTCGTGCCAATCACCCTCCTG CGGCGAGCCTACCACTAATGTTCATAGATGGAGCAAAGTTTCATGACTTGAATTTATGGTACGCATTGTTCCCAGGGGCAGCCGCATGTGTCATTCTAAGCCTGCTC CAATCGATCATATGCTACTTGAAGGAAAACATAAAATTTTGA
- the LOC106328334 gene encoding LRR receptor-like serine/threonine-protein kinase FEI 2: MMSSSPHTQPLISLFHLFSSFGDKFLISLFFFTFCVLFSFESSLKTSFYFRIREMGFLNWALSLISAATVFVSCSFALSLDGYALLELKSGFNDTRNSLENWRDSDESPCSWTGVSCNPQDQRVVSINLPYMQLGGIISPSIGKLSRLQRLALHQNSLHGTIPDEITNCTELRAMYLRGNFLQGEIPPSIGNLTFLTILDLSSNTLKGAIPSSMSRLTRLRSLNMSANFLSGEIPDIGVLSRFGPESFTGNLDLCGSQIHKPCRSSMGFPVVLPHAVTDDESDPPKRSSRLIKGILIGAMSTMAVAFIIIFVFLWVWMLSKKERTVKKYTEVKKQKEPSETSKKLITFHGDLPYSSTELIEKLESLDEEDIVGSGGFGTVYRMVMNDLGTFAVKKIDRSRQGSDRVFEREVEILGSVKHINLVNLRGYCRLPTSRLLIYDYLTLGSLDHLLHERDQEDGLLNWNARLRVALGSARGLAYLHHDCSPKIVHRDIKSSNILLNDKLEPRVSDFGLAKLLVDEEAHVTTVVAGTFGYLAPEYLQNGRATEKSDVYSFGVLLLELVTGKRPTDTTFVKRGLNVVGWMNTLLKEDRLEDVMDKRCADVDEDSAEALIEIAARCTAANPEDRPAMNQVVQLLEQEVMSPSSAIDYYDDSHSDYC, translated from the exons ATGATGAGTAGTAGTCCTCACACCCAACCACTAATCTCTCTCTTCCACCTCTTTAGCTCATTTGGGGATAAATTTCTAATCTCTCTTTTTTTTTTTACCTTTTGTGTTCTCTTCTCCTTCGAATCAAGCTTAAAAACCTCCTTCTACTTTAGAATCAGAGAAATGGGTTTCTTGAATTGGGCTCTCTCATTAATTTCTGCAGCTACCGTTTTCGTTTCATGCTCTTTTGCTCTCAGTCTCGATG GGTATGCTCTTTTGGAGCTGAAAAGCGGATTCAACGATACGAGGAACTCACTAGAAAACTGGAGAGATTCAGACGAGTCTCCTTGTTCTTGGACTGGTGTCTCCTGTAATCCTCAAGACCAAAGAGTCGTTTCTAT AAACTTACCTTACATGCAACTAGGAGGGATAATATCTCCTAGCATTGGGAAACTTAGTAGATTGCAAAGACT GGCACTTCATCAAAACAGCTTACACGGAACAATTCCTGATGAAATCACTAATTGCACTGAGCTCAGAGCTAT GTACTTGAGGGGTAACTTTCTTCAAGGCGAGATTCCACCGAGTATCGGCAACCTCACGTTTCTTACTATCTT GGATCTATCAAGCAATACACTCAAGGGTGCTATTCCTTCTTCAATGAGTCGTCTTACACGTTTACGCTCCTT GAACATGTCAGCCAACTTTCTCTCTGGGGAGATTCCAGATATCGGAGTGCTCAGCAGATTCGGACCTGAATC ATTCACTGGTAACTTGGACCTCTGTGGATCGCAAATTCACAAGCCATGTAGATCATCAATGGGCTTCCCTGTTGTTCTTCCTCACGCAGTAACTGATGATGAATCAG ATCCTCCAAAGAGATCGTCACGCTTGATCAAAGGCATCTTGATCGGAGCAATGTCTACAATGGCGGTTGCATTCATCATCATCTTTGTGTTCCTTTGGGTTTGGATGCTCTCAAAGAAGGAAAGAACAGTAAAGAAGTACACTGAAGTCAAGAAACAAAAAGAACCATCAGAAACAAGCAAAAAGCTGATTACATTCCACGGTGATCTTCCATACTCCTCGACCGAGCTGATCGAGAAGCTGGAGTCTCTTGACGAAGAAGACATTGTTGGTTCAGGAGGGTTTGGCACCGTCTACCGAATGGTGATGAACGATCTTGGAACTTTTGCTGTCAAGAAGATAGACAGGAGTAGACAAGGATCAGACCGAGTTTTTGAGCGAGAGGTTGAGATTTTAGGAAGTGTCAAACACATCAATCTAGTGAACCTGCGTGGATACTGCCGCTTGCCTACTTCAAGACTTCTCATCTATGATTATCTAACTCTTGGCAGCTTAGACCATCTCCTCCACG AACGAGATCAAGAAGACGGTTTGTTGAACTGGAACGCTAGATTGAGAGTAGCTCTAGGTTCAGCGAGGGGGTTGGCCTATTTGCACCATGATTGTAGCCCTAAGATAGTTCACCGTGACATAAAGTCAAGCAACATTCTACTCAATGATAAGCTAGAGCCTCGAGTCTCGGACTTTGGACTTGCGAAGCTTCTTGTTGACGAAGAGGCTCACGTTACCACCGTGGTAGCTGGCACCTTTGGCTATCTTGCTCCAG AGTATCTGCAGAACGGTAGAGCAACGGAGAAGTCTGATGTCTACAGCTTTGGAGTTCTTTTGCTCGAGCTCGTTACCGGAAAGAGACCAACAGACACGACATTCGTTAAAAGAGGCTTAAACGTTGTCGGATGG ATGAACACTTTGTTGAAAGAGGATAGATTAGAGGATGTAATGGACAAGAGATGTGCTGATGTGGACGAAGACTCTGCTGAGGCATTGATTGAGATAGCTGCGAGGTGCACAGCTGCCAACCCTGAGGACCGGCCGGCCATGAATCAGGTGGTTCAGTTACTTGAGCAAGAAGTAATGTCGCCATCTTCTGCTATCGATTACTACGATGATTCCCATTCTGATTACTGTTAG